Proteins encoded by one window of Brevibacterium atlanticum:
- a CDS encoding alpha/beta hydrolase, whose product MSDESARIVELAEAGAKLGGPSAGADASLDPTHRSGDREPLTPSGDSQVGAGRAVPAFRHVYGPAKEQFVEVYGDPAAASATVVFVHGGYFRPRTDLAHARPLARALAASGVLVALVEYRRVGGQPRLLDDVTAAIDSVCAELPGWGVNGAARENLMVSGHSAGGCLVLAWASHLPAEGPRIRLRPLAPVTDLLREVADGLGDGAVLDYMGLRPEEDLAAYLRHDPRSRAALIPERVDVHSIHGDADGVVNVEFSRVFPAVCTELAGANHADVIDPESRYFAQVSKLLLG is encoded by the coding sequence GTGAGCGACGAGAGTGCGCGCATCGTCGAACTCGCCGAGGCGGGTGCGAAGCTCGGTGGTCCGAGCGCGGGTGCCGATGCATCGCTCGATCCGACTCACCGATCCGGAGACCGCGAACCCCTCACACCGAGCGGCGATTCCCAGGTCGGTGCGGGTCGAGCGGTGCCCGCGTTCCGGCACGTGTACGGGCCGGCGAAGGAGCAGTTCGTCGAGGTCTACGGCGACCCGGCGGCCGCCTCAGCGACGGTGGTCTTCGTCCACGGCGGCTACTTCCGTCCCCGCACGGACCTCGCTCACGCTCGCCCCCTGGCTCGAGCGCTGGCCGCGTCCGGGGTGCTCGTCGCGCTCGTCGAATACCGGCGGGTCGGCGGACAGCCGCGCCTACTCGACGATGTCACTGCGGCCATCGACTCGGTGTGCGCAGAGCTGCCCGGCTGGGGCGTGAACGGCGCGGCGCGCGAGAACCTCATGGTCTCCGGGCACTCGGCCGGCGGCTGCCTCGTCCTCGCCTGGGCTTCCCATCTGCCGGCAGAGGGACCGCGGATCCGCTTGCGACCGCTGGCTCCGGTGACGGACCTGCTGCGCGAGGTGGCGGACGGGCTCGGTGATGGGGCGGTGCTCGACTATATGGGGCTGCGCCCCGAGGAGGACCTCGCCGCCTATCTGCGCCACGATCCGCGCTCGCGCGCCGCGCTCATCCCGGAGCGCGTTGACGTGCATTCGATCCACGGGGATGCCGACGGGGTCGTGAACGTCGAATTCTCTCGCGTCTTCCCGGCCGTCTGCACGGAGCTGGCGGGGGCGAACCATGCCGATGTCATCGACCCCGAGTCCCGATACTTCGCGCAGGTCAGCAAGCTGCTGCTCGGCTGA
- a CDS encoding M4 family metallopeptidase translates to MSFHGAPNIHSAPTIHSVVPPYLLDAIAERGPEKFPRAAAAARSCRMSDESCRNLRVAGLRYTPPADLGKETSALATPAPAGLQRLIHDAENAEVLPGTLVRSEGEDPVSDERVNEAYDGLGASYSLFSEVFDRDSLDGKGMPLMASVHYGQDYDNAFFDGRLMVFGDGDDEVFTGFTGSVSIIGHELSHGVISHTADLEYFGQPGALNEHCADVFGALADQHDNSQNAEDADWLIGAGIFTPEVTGRALRSMIEPGTAYDDDVLGKDPQPAHMDDFVTTDSDNGGVHLNSGIPNRAFALAAVSVGGPAWESVGQVWYGVLTGEDITKQTDFAGFAELTIAEAADQFGTGSDVHDAVVTGWEAVGISHAGSGRGNQGSSW, encoded by the coding sequence ATGAGCTTCCACGGTGCCCCCAACATCCACAGTGCCCCCACGATCCACAGTGTCGTCCCGCCCTATCTCCTCGATGCGATCGCCGAGCGCGGTCCCGAGAAGTTCCCCCGCGCCGCGGCCGCCGCCCGCAGCTGTCGGATGTCCGATGAGAGCTGCCGGAACCTGCGGGTGGCGGGCTTGCGCTACACGCCGCCGGCCGACCTCGGCAAGGAGACCTCGGCACTCGCCACACCTGCCCCTGCCGGGCTGCAGCGCCTCATCCATGATGCCGAGAACGCCGAGGTGCTGCCCGGCACTCTCGTCCGCTCCGAAGGTGAGGACCCGGTGAGCGACGAACGGGTCAACGAAGCCTATGACGGTCTCGGCGCCTCTTATTCTCTGTTCTCCGAGGTCTTCGATCGTGATTCCCTCGACGGCAAGGGGATGCCGCTCATGGCCAGCGTCCACTACGGCCAGGACTACGACAACGCATTCTTCGACGGCCGTCTCATGGTCTTCGGCGACGGCGACGACGAGGTCTTCACCGGGTTCACCGGATCCGTGTCGATCATCGGCCACGAACTCTCCCACGGCGTCATCAGCCACACCGCCGACCTCGAGTACTTCGGGCAGCCGGGCGCGCTCAATGAACACTGCGCCGATGTCTTCGGAGCACTGGCCGACCAGCACGACAACAGCCAGAACGCCGAGGACGCCGACTGGCTCATCGGGGCCGGCATCTTCACTCCCGAGGTCACCGGTCGTGCCCTGCGTTCGATGATCGAGCCCGGCACCGCCTATGACGACGATGTGCTCGGCAAGGACCCGCAGCCGGCGCACATGGACGATTTCGTCACCACCGATTCGGACAACGGCGGCGTCCACCTCAACTCCGGCATCCCCAATCGTGCTTTCGCGCTCGCTGCCGTCAGCGTCGGCGGACCGGCCTGGGAGAGCGTCGGCCAGGTCTGGTACGGGGTTCTCACCGGCGAGGACATTACGAAGCAGACCGATTTCGCCGGCTTCGCAGAGCTGACCATCGCCGAGGCGGCCGACCAGTTCGGAACCGGATCCGACGTCCACGACGCGGTCGTGACCGGGTGGGAGGCCGTGGGCATCTCCCATGCGGGCTCGGGCCGCGGAAATCAGGGGAGCAGCTGGTGA
- a CDS encoding low temperature requirement protein A codes for MTSTSSARFRLVPMRPRDPGEEGRAASTLELFFDLVFVIAVSIASSHLHDTVTAGRLGEGVTNYLLVFFGIWWAWMNFTWFATSFDTDDWLYRVLTIVQMGGVLILAAGIGPVFSDGDFRLLIAGYVLMRIIMISQWLRAARGAGPTRWTTIVYACGIGIAQVLWVAWLAIDDPVMRAVGLGLLILAEVAVPVVAETRGNTPWHPHHITERYGCFTIIVLGESLLASADTIFDALAEVEEIVPLISLGVLSLTVTAAMWWIYFWPPHHRAIGSLGGSLKYGYGHYFIFAAAGAFSAGVGVEADSQLGDSALDPVLATFTVSVPIAVFVLGVWLLAIRANANGIVNTVVPVCAVLVLLDPIIPIPTFLTTFFMIIIVITLIVIPPKGGGSEYDAEVVTG; via the coding sequence ATGACCTCGACGTCCTCCGCACGCTTCCGCCTCGTCCCGATGCGTCCTCGCGATCCGGGGGAGGAGGGCCGGGCGGCGAGCACGCTCGAACTCTTCTTCGACCTCGTCTTCGTCATCGCCGTCTCGATCGCGTCCTCGCACTTGCATGACACGGTCACGGCCGGCCGCCTCGGCGAGGGTGTGACGAACTATCTGCTCGTGTTCTTCGGGATCTGGTGGGCGTGGATGAACTTCACCTGGTTCGCCACCTCGTTCGACACCGACGATTGGCTCTACCGGGTGCTGACGATCGTGCAGATGGGCGGGGTGCTCATCCTCGCCGCCGGCATCGGGCCGGTGTTCTCCGACGGGGACTTCCGGCTCCTCATCGCCGGCTACGTCCTCATGCGCATCATCATGATCTCGCAATGGCTGCGCGCGGCCCGCGGCGCCGGGCCCACACGGTGGACGACGATCGTCTACGCCTGCGGAATCGGGATCGCGCAGGTCCTGTGGGTGGCCTGGCTGGCCATCGACGACCCCGTCATGCGGGCGGTCGGCCTCGGCCTGCTCATCCTCGCCGAGGTGGCGGTGCCGGTCGTCGCCGAGACCCGAGGCAATACCCCGTGGCACCCGCACCACATCACCGAACGCTACGGCTGCTTCACCATCATCGTGCTCGGCGAGAGCCTGCTGGCCTCGGCGGACACGATCTTCGACGCCCTCGCCGAGGTCGAGGAGATCGTCCCGCTCATCTCACTCGGCGTCCTCAGCCTCACCGTCACCGCCGCGATGTGGTGGATCTATTTCTGGCCGCCGCACCACCGGGCGATCGGCAGCCTCGGCGGGTCATTGAAGTACGGGTACGGCCACTACTTCATCTTCGCCGCCGCCGGTGCGTTCTCGGCCGGAGTCGGCGTCGAAGCCGACTCCCAGCTCGGAGACAGCGCCCTCGATCCGGTGCTGGCGACGTTCACGGTCTCGGTGCCCATCGCCGTGTTCGTGCTGGGCGTGTGGCTGCTCGCGATCCGCGCGAACGCGAACGGCATCGTCAATACCGTCGTCCCGGTCTGTGCGGTCCTCGTCCTCCTCGACCCGATCATCCCGATCCCGACGTTCCTCACGACGTTCTTCATGATCATCATCGTCATCACCCTCATCGTCATCCCGCCGAAGGGCGGAGGCTCGGAATACGACGCCGAGGTGGTCACCGGGTGA
- a CDS encoding threonine/serine exporter family protein, translating into MSDDDLEDATTAEARVDDPTAPGPVHGSSPSPSANGNPEAGSQALRELLERTRLQRLAELRETPSGTRPEDVAKAAAAKAAKPSRSGGRAKPRTDHLGASQRIAQKVARRTVGKLVSGTTTTNTQPVPIVTALKGTPYQAPVQATEPSEDEARMILDLAADIAAMMMRAGAGTSDVEVSVIAACTACGLATVEVDLTSNTLVVHYSTSDGRLLTVMRVNRGESTHYAKLASVHKLVTDLVDGRLEFNEARNRLDAIRSQRRPFPQWFTTGAWGMMVGALVLLLGGGPIAVPLGIAMAILIFQVGKWIGRTHLPSFFITALQAAAATLIATIAGDIGIIASPQYLVAAGIVLLLPTQSLYSAVQDALTNFPLTAAGRVVGVFMTLAGIVSGIALGVVCGQAIGLSHIEVLVPKTSPHVVTAILSMFAATVVSMSGAVAMSARRRFILPAALVGLASHITMMSLTLLHIDNVLASLLAATVTGFLSRPLALRLGAPAIVLMIPGIYTLLQGLSIFTAVYQIASDSENVSFAVGLSSLFTAILANAALAVGAVFGSYLALPLKNLKSRSSAEEKVESVRSGEPATAVIDTVQTGGTKTQTGPQAGAQTDS; encoded by the coding sequence GTGAGCGACGACGACCTCGAAGACGCCACCACCGCCGAGGCGCGGGTCGATGACCCGACCGCGCCCGGTCCCGTCCACGGTTCGTCCCCGTCCCCGAGCGCGAACGGCAACCCGGAGGCCGGATCCCAGGCCCTGAGGGAGCTGCTCGAACGCACACGCCTGCAGAGACTGGCCGAACTGCGGGAGACCCCGAGCGGCACCCGACCCGAGGACGTCGCCAAGGCAGCGGCCGCGAAGGCGGCGAAACCGAGCCGGAGCGGAGGACGGGCGAAGCCCAGGACCGACCACCTCGGCGCATCTCAGCGGATCGCCCAGAAGGTCGCCCGACGCACCGTCGGCAAACTCGTCTCGGGCACCACCACGACGAACACCCAGCCGGTGCCGATCGTCACTGCGCTCAAGGGCACCCCGTACCAGGCGCCGGTGCAGGCGACCGAGCCGAGCGAGGACGAGGCACGGATGATCCTCGACCTCGCCGCCGACATCGCGGCGATGATGATGCGCGCCGGTGCCGGCACCAGCGATGTCGAGGTCTCGGTCATCGCCGCCTGCACCGCCTGCGGTCTCGCCACCGTCGAGGTGGACCTGACGTCGAACACCCTCGTCGTGCACTATTCGACCTCCGACGGCAGGCTGCTGACGGTGATGCGGGTCAACCGCGGCGAATCCACGCACTATGCGAAGCTCGCCTCGGTGCACAAACTCGTGACCGACCTCGTCGATGGTCGACTCGAGTTCAACGAGGCACGCAACCGCCTCGACGCGATCCGGTCCCAGCGCCGGCCGTTCCCACAGTGGTTCACCACCGGTGCCTGGGGGATGATGGTCGGTGCGCTGGTCCTCCTGCTCGGGGGAGGCCCGATCGCGGTGCCGTTGGGCATCGCCATGGCCATCCTCATCTTCCAGGTCGGCAAGTGGATCGGCCGGACGCATCTGCCGTCGTTCTTCATCACGGCGCTCCAAGCCGCGGCGGCGACGCTCATCGCCACGATCGCCGGTGACATCGGGATCATCGCCTCACCGCAGTACCTCGTGGCTGCCGGCATCGTTCTGCTGCTGCCGACGCAGTCGCTCTATTCGGCCGTGCAGGACGCGTTGACGAACTTCCCGCTCACCGCCGCCGGGCGCGTGGTCGGAGTGTTCATGACGCTGGCGGGCATCGTCTCCGGCATCGCCTTGGGCGTCGTGTGCGGACAGGCGATCGGGCTCAGCCATATCGAGGTGCTCGTACCGAAGACGAGTCCGCATGTGGTCACCGCCATCCTGTCGATGTTCGCGGCCACGGTGGTCTCGATGTCCGGTGCCGTGGCGATGTCGGCCAGACGGCGCTTCATCCTGCCGGCCGCCCTGGTCGGACTCGCTTCGCACATCACGATGATGTCGCTGACCCTGCTGCACATCGACAATGTGCTCGCCAGCCTGCTCGCGGCCACCGTCACCGGGTTCCTGTCCAGGCCGTTGGCGCTGCGACTCGGCGCACCGGCGATCGTGCTCATGATCCCCGGCATCTACACCCTGCTGCAGGGGCTGTCGATCTTCACCGCTGTCTACCAGATCGCTTCGGACTCGGAGAACGTCTCCTTCGCCGTGGGGCTGTCCTCGCTGTTCACCGCGATCCTGGCGAATGCGGCCCTGGCCGTCGGGGCCGTGTTCGGCAGCTATCTTGCGCTGCCGCTGAAGAACCTCAAGAGCCGCAGCTCGGCGGAGGAGAAGGTCGAATCGGTGCGCAGCGGCGAGCCGGCGACCGCGGTCATCGACACCGTCCAGACCGGCGGGACGAAGACGCAGACGGGGCCACAGGCAGGGGCGCAGACCGACTCGTGA
- a CDS encoding tryptophan 2,3-dioxygenase: MTDEKPTPTSAARTTAEQNVRDLESGIHTDLKETMTYGSYLDLDRLLGAQHPVSSPEHHDEMLFIIQHQTTELWFRLVIHELLDARRLIAADELQTALKRIARVKHIQKTLTEQWSVLATLTPSEYVGFRDQLGRASGFQSWQYRAVEFLLGNKNRGMLQVFDGEPEARAALEQYLNEPSIYDEFLACLSRRGLPVPKRLLDRDKSEAHTFDEELVETFRIIYENPQKYWQEYESCEELVDLEENFQIWRYRHMRTVLRIIGMKRGTGGSSGVGFLQKALELTFFPELFDIRTGIENGPGISPEGV, from the coding sequence ATGACCGACGAGAAACCGACTCCGACCAGTGCCGCTCGGACGACCGCAGAGCAGAACGTCCGCGACCTCGAATCCGGGATCCACACGGACCTGAAAGAGACGATGACCTACGGGTCCTATCTCGATCTCGACCGACTGCTCGGCGCACAGCACCCCGTCAGCAGCCCCGAACACCACGACGAGATGCTCTTCATCATCCAGCATCAGACCACCGAGCTGTGGTTCCGCCTCGTCATCCACGAACTCCTCGATGCCCGCCGGCTCATCGCCGCCGATGAACTGCAGACCGCGCTCAAACGCATCGCCCGGGTCAAGCACATCCAGAAGACCCTGACCGAACAGTGGTCCGTGCTGGCCACGCTCACCCCGAGCGAATACGTGGGCTTCCGCGACCAGCTCGGCCGCGCCTCGGGATTCCAATCCTGGCAGTACCGGGCCGTGGAGTTCCTGCTCGGGAACAAGAACCGCGGCATGCTCCAGGTCTTCGACGGCGAACCTGAGGCGCGAGCAGCCCTCGAGCAGTACCTGAACGAGCCGAGCATCTACGACGAGTTCCTCGCCTGCCTGTCCCGCCGCGGACTCCCAGTGCCCAAGCGCCTGCTCGACCGTGACAAGTCCGAGGCGCACACCTTCGACGAAGAGCTGGTCGAGACATTCCGAATCATCTACGAGAACCCGCAGAAGTACTGGCAGGAATACGAAAGCTGCGAAGAGCTCGTCGACCTCGAGGAGAACTTCCAGATCTGGCGCTACCGGCACATGCGCACGGTGCTGAGGATCATCGGCATGAAGCGCGGCACGGGCGGGTCGAGCGGGGTCGGCTTCCTTCAGAAGGCCCTCGAGCTCACCTTCTTCCCCGAACTCTTCGACATCCGCACCGGCATCGAGAACGGCCCCGGGATCAGCCCCGAAGGGGTGTGA
- a CDS encoding SGNH/GDSL hydrolase family protein yields the protein MLETITSYVAVGDSFSEGLMDPDPRADDRFRGWADRLALMLTESAVGCPDVSYANLAIRGRLLDRIIDEQVPRALEIKPDLVSLCAGGNDCLRPKADIDALAAKFERAVVALREAGIEVLMCNGFDTEFSTPLIRAVRPRVGVYNAHLWSIAQRHGCHMIDVWGLRSLYAAEMWADDRIHLSPKGHHLVAEQALATLESGHSLPVEGFGIPARPTRAIREVMSEESRWAKQYLGPWVGRRLRGESSGDKLDPKLPELTRVRDLVERAEGTAG from the coding sequence ATGCTCGAGACCATCACCTCATACGTCGCTGTCGGAGACTCGTTCAGCGAAGGGCTGATGGATCCGGACCCGCGTGCCGACGACCGTTTCCGCGGGTGGGCCGACCGCCTGGCACTCATGCTCACCGAATCCGCGGTGGGCTGTCCGGACGTGTCCTATGCCAACCTCGCGATCCGCGGTCGGCTCCTCGATCGCATCATCGACGAGCAGGTGCCTCGTGCCCTGGAGATCAAGCCGGACCTCGTGAGCCTGTGCGCCGGGGGCAACGACTGCCTGCGACCGAAGGCCGATATCGATGCCCTGGCTGCGAAGTTCGAACGCGCCGTCGTCGCGCTGCGTGAGGCCGGCATCGAGGTGCTCATGTGCAACGGCTTCGACACCGAGTTCAGCACTCCGCTCATCCGCGCGGTGCGACCGCGAGTGGGTGTCTACAATGCGCATCTGTGGTCGATCGCGCAGAGGCACGGCTGCCACATGATCGATGTGTGGGGGCTGCGTTCGCTCTACGCTGCGGAGATGTGGGCCGATGACCGTATCCACCTCTCCCCCAAGGGCCATCACCTCGTCGCCGAGCAGGCTCTGGCCACCCTCGAGTCCGGTCATTCCCTGCCGGTCGAGGGCTTCGGTATTCCGGCTCGACCGACGCGGGCGATCCGTGAGGTGATGAGCGAGGAGTCTCGGTGGGCCAAGCAGTACCTGGGTCCGTGGGTCGGACGGCGTCTGCGCGGAGAGTCCTCCGGCGACAAGCTCGATCCGAAGCTGCCCGAACTCACTCGCGTCCGTGACCTCGTCGAACGGGCTGAAGGGACGGCCGGATGA
- a CDS encoding amidohydrolase, translating to MYRSVPVPTSTDLVITNARIVPVADENGRRTEAIESGTLTVRDGRIAEVVPGSVDTSALTAGTEVIDADGRWVLPGFIEAHGHLGVHEDGEGWSGDDTNEMTDPNGAGLRAIDAIDPTDLGFKDALRGGVTSALIKPGSGNPIGGRTAFVKTWGRIVDEMLVTQDLSVKSALGENPKRVYGDKKVTPSTRMGTAKIIRDAFVEARNYQAKRDHAEAEGTPFARDLVKETLVEVLEGTLAWDQHCHRADDIATAIRLAEEFGYRLVINHGTEGHKIADYIADKGIDVILGPLMTTRSKVELRDRTLATAASLANAGVRIALTTDHPVIPINFLIHEASLAVKEGLDPVVAIEALTINPAAIFGLDDRLGSLAAGRDADIVIWSGDPLDLDSRAETVFVSGRRVFDFDVQTGTADIADPHGPTLISEP from the coding sequence ATGTATCGTTCGGTTCCGGTCCCCACCTCCACAGATCTCGTCATCACCAACGCACGAATCGTGCCCGTGGCCGACGAGAACGGGCGCCGCACCGAAGCGATCGAGTCGGGCACGCTGACCGTCCGCGACGGCCGCATCGCCGAGGTGGTGCCCGGGTCGGTCGACACTTCCGCGCTGACCGCCGGAACCGAGGTCATCGACGCCGACGGACGCTGGGTCCTGCCCGGTTTCATCGAAGCCCATGGCCACCTCGGCGTGCATGAGGACGGTGAGGGCTGGTCCGGCGATGACACGAACGAGATGACCGACCCCAACGGGGCGGGACTGCGGGCGATCGATGCGATCGATCCCACCGACCTCGGGTTCAAGGATGCGTTGCGCGGGGGAGTCACCTCGGCGCTCATCAAACCCGGATCCGGCAACCCCATCGGCGGTCGCACGGCCTTCGTGAAGACCTGGGGCCGGATCGTCGACGAGATGCTCGTGACCCAGGACCTGTCCGTGAAGTCCGCGCTCGGTGAGAACCCGAAGCGCGTCTACGGGGACAAGAAGGTCACCCCGTCGACGAGGATGGGCACCGCGAAGATCATCCGTGACGCCTTCGTCGAGGCCCGGAACTACCAGGCCAAACGCGATCACGCCGAGGCCGAGGGCACCCCGTTCGCCCGTGACCTCGTCAAGGAGACCCTCGTCGAGGTCCTCGAGGGCACGCTCGCGTGGGACCAGCACTGCCACCGTGCCGACGACATCGCCACCGCCATCCGCCTGGCCGAGGAATTCGGGTACCGCCTCGTCATCAACCACGGCACCGAAGGCCACAAGATCGCCGACTACATCGCCGATAAGGGCATCGACGTCATCCTCGGGCCCCTCATGACCACCCGGTCGAAGGTCGAACTGCGCGACCGCACCCTGGCCACTGCTGCCTCCTTGGCCAACGCGGGCGTGCGCATCGCCCTGACCACCGACCATCCCGTCATCCCGATCAACTTCCTCATCCATGAGGCTTCCCTGGCCGTGAAGGAAGGACTCGACCCGGTCGTGGCCATCGAGGCCCTGACGATCAACCCCGCCGCGATCTTCGGACTCGACGACCGCCTCGGCAGCCTGGCCGCCGGCCGCGATGCCGACATCGTCATCTGGTCCGGCGACCCGCTCGACCTCGACTCCCGCGCCGAGACCGTGTTCGTCTCCGGCCGCCGGGTCTTCGACTTCGACGTGCAGACGGGAACCGCGGACATCGCCGACCCACACGGCCCGACACTCATCAGCGAGCCGTGA